In Candidatus Defluviibacterium haderslevense, the following are encoded in one genomic region:
- a CDS encoding T9SS type A sorting domain-containing protein → MKKTLLLFIASILLIDFIHAQYFSKIIDHDTFGQSQHYSVFPRQDYIYVIGDYQDSSRSNLIPFWTKFDYNGNRIGFDTLWDPLYDYRFIANNFFQFLNESDSICYFSQHRFVNDTGAYLSYILKLNIQTGKILKTNSFIDDTFGIVISLNYDSTKNTLIIGTFSYNEQNKIEILELNNELNLINRIIIKEIDSKRIAPYWIKRLSDSLYQIVGISHDLQNIYSSRMTQWIVDRDGKILSSKLLNSSVPLSRYILPDRIIHQRKDGDFVMAPDFYVGYKNNVKIDKLFSHPVRVSSNFDTIRWEVMMYNKAETEIPSPLQFYWELISTKHDSEYIVLGQGSSTYGTMILYKFSYIGDSLWYKRYIPGDAVKDSLGWVSGSQIAISPRGGLVVVGALYDDRYKRIRSYIMHLDDDGCLIPGCNEVVSTQDLKLGKAKPFKIFPNPFTDQLQILCRWHEAGPLHFQLIDLNGKTVWSSTHYCQSEDQIFWSLERVPAGNYILQITDRNNKILQSEKLIRI, encoded by the coding sequence ATGAAGAAGACATTACTGCTATTTATTGCGAGCATACTACTTATTGATTTCATCCATGCACAATATTTTAGCAAAATCATTGATCATGATACCTTTGGACAAAGTCAGCATTATTCAGTATTCCCCAGACAAGACTATATTTATGTAATTGGTGATTATCAAGATTCTTCTAGATCTAACCTTATTCCATTTTGGACAAAATTTGATTATAATGGAAATCGAATTGGTTTTGACACGTTATGGGATCCATTGTATGATTATAGGTTTATTGCTAATAATTTCTTTCAATTTCTCAATGAATCGGACAGTATCTGTTATTTTTCACAACATAGATTTGTTAATGATACTGGTGCTTACCTAAGTTACATATTAAAATTGAACATTCAAACTGGTAAAATTCTAAAAACTAATTCTTTTATAGATGATACCTTTGGAATAGTGATAAGTTTAAACTATGATTCGACAAAAAATACACTTATCATTGGAACATTTTCATATAATGAACAGAATAAGATTGAGATTCTTGAGCTGAATAATGAATTGAACTTAATAAATAGAATTATAATTAAAGAAATAGATAGTAAAAGAATTGCTCCATATTGGATTAAAAGATTATCAGATAGTTTGTACCAAATAGTTGGAATTAGTCATGATCTGCAAAACATTTATTCGTCTAGAATGACTCAATGGATCGTTGATAGAGATGGAAAAATTTTATCATCAAAACTTTTAAATTCAAGTGTGCCATTAAGTCGTTATATTCTGCCAGATCGGATTATTCATCAGAGGAAAGATGGAGATTTTGTAATGGCACCAGATTTTTATGTTGGCTATAAGAATAATGTAAAAATTGACAAATTATTCTCTCACCCCGTACGAGTAAGTTCAAATTTTGATACCATACGTTGGGAAGTCATGATGTATAATAAAGCAGAAACAGAAATTCCATCTCCATTACAATTTTATTGGGAATTAATTAGTACTAAGCATGATTCAGAATATATAGTGCTTGGTCAAGGTAGTTCAACATATGGAACCATGATTCTTTATAAATTTTCATATATTGGAGATAGTCTATGGTATAAACGGTATATTCCTGGTGATGCTGTTAAGGATAGCCTTGGGTGGGTGTCTGGTTCGCAAATAGCAATTAGTCCAAGAGGTGGCTTAGTTGTAGTTGGTGCATTATATGATGATAGATATAAACGAATAAGATCTTACATCATGCACTTAGATGATGATGGATGTCTAATCCCTGGATGTAATGAAGTTGTAAGTACACAAGATTTAAAGCTTGGTAAGGCAAAGCCATTTAAAATATTTCCGAATCCATTTACAGACCAATTACAGATATTATGTAGATGGCATGAAGCAGGTCCTTTGCATTTTCAGCTCATTGATCTCAATGGAAAAACAGTCTGGTCCAGCACACATTATTGTCAAAGTGAGGATCAGATATTTTGGTCTTTAGAACGTGTTCCAGCTGGTAATTATATTTTACAAATTACAGATAGAAATAATAAAATATTACAGAGTGAAAAGTTAATTAGGATTTAA
- a CDS encoding type II toxin-antitoxin system ParD family antitoxin, with protein MAKNTSVTLGEHFEQIIEKSIESGRYASASEVIREGLRLVDEREQKINILRGAIEAGEKSGYVKDFDPVKHLEKLNKNFKQ; from the coding sequence ATGGCAAAGAATACATCGGTAACATTAGGCGAACATTTCGAACAAATAATAGAGAAAAGTATTGAATCTGGAAGATATGCTTCTGCTAGCGAAGTAATTAGAGAAGGTCTTAGATTAGTAGATGAAAGAGAACAGAAAATAAATATTTTAAGGGGCGCTATTGAAGCAGGTGAAAAAAGTGGCTATGTGAAAGACTTTGACCCGGTCAAACATCTTGAAAAACTAAATAAAAATTTCAAGCAATGA
- a CDS encoding type II toxin-antitoxin system RelE/ParE family toxin gives MRFTFEISKLALNDLDEIWKYTAQQWSKQQANKYYKEIFQLINEICNNSELGKSIDEVKKGHRRINVKSHMIVYKIVNEKIYIDRILHQKMDIEKHLIE, from the coding sequence ATGAGATTTACTTTCGAAATAAGTAAACTAGCATTAAATGATTTAGATGAAATTTGGAAGTACACGGCTCAACAATGGTCAAAACAGCAAGCAAACAAATATTACAAGGAGATTTTTCAATTGATAAATGAAATTTGCAATAATTCAGAACTTGGAAAGTCAATAGATGAGGTAAAAAAAGGACATCGAAGAATAAATGTAAAGTCACATATGATTGTTTACAAAATAGTAAATGAAAAAATTTATATTGACCGAATTTTACATCAAAAAATGGATATTGAAAAGCACCTCATTGAATAA
- a CDS encoding bifunctional nuclease family protein, translated as MKKVELEIIALSHSVTQTQNYAVVLGELNGNRRLPIVIGGFEAQAIAVVLERMNPNRPLTHDLFKNAMSAFGVDIKEVVINDLVDGIFFSKLICEKDGEIIEIDSRTSDALAMAVRFNCTVSTFEFVMEQAGVILEESEESLKKSTTKKIKSSQSYDRLSSEELQTMLTQVLTDEDYEKAAKIRDELNRRK; from the coding sequence ATGAAAAAGGTAGAATTAGAAATTATAGCCTTGTCACACAGTGTTACCCAAACACAGAATTATGCTGTCGTATTAGGTGAATTAAATGGCAATAGAAGGCTGCCCATAGTCATTGGTGGATTCGAAGCACAAGCCATTGCTGTGGTATTGGAACGCATGAATCCCAACAGACCATTGACTCATGATTTATTCAAGAATGCCATGTCCGCTTTCGGTGTAGACATCAAAGAAGTTGTGATCAATGATTTAGTTGATGGCATCTTTTTTTCAAAATTAATCTGTGAAAAAGATGGTGAAATCATCGAAATTGATTCACGGACTTCTGACGCACTAGCTATGGCCGTACGATTCAATTGTACTGTTTCTACTTTCGAATTTGTAATGGAACAAGCAGGCGTCATCCTTGAAGAATCCGAAGAGAGTTTAAAAAAATCCACCACCAAAAAAATAAAATCTTCCCAATCCTACGACCGCCTTTCTTCTGAAGAATTACAAACCATGTTGACCCAGGTATTAACGGATGAGGACTACGAGAAAGCTGCTAAAATTCGCGATGAATTGAATCGTAGGAAGTAG
- a CDS encoding electron transfer flavoprotein subunit alpha/FixB family protein, with protein sequence MILVYIEHSEGQIKKSSLEALTFAYKMAKSKSMSVHGFYIGDTVLSDEPGHYGATSVFQYKSNSYFDSNQIVHLIQNALLKTGANYLVLGNTSLGKTISGQIAYRLNYGLISGVTDLAGDHQNRFLFKKNVFSGKASAFYSFNENKGVIAIMPKSINAEKSGSDAAPIHVLELEVPSSKIKLIERNLIKGKTPLTEAEIVVSAGRGMKDPANWGMIEELADLLHAATACSRPVADIGWRPHHEHVGQTGIAIRPNVYIAIGISGAIQHLAGVNNSRKIIVINKDPESPFFKAADYGVCGDLFEVVPKLNEAIKQYKAAK encoded by the coding sequence ATGATATTAGTCTATATAGAGCATTCAGAAGGACAGATCAAAAAGTCCAGCTTAGAAGCTTTAACTTTTGCTTATAAAATGGCCAAATCGAAATCCATGTCGGTTCATGGATTTTATATTGGAGATACAGTTCTATCTGATGAACCCGGACATTATGGCGCTACATCGGTTTTTCAATATAAGTCCAATTCCTATTTTGATTCAAACCAAATCGTTCATTTAATCCAAAACGCTCTTCTTAAAACTGGGGCAAATTATTTAGTGCTAGGTAATACCAGCCTAGGAAAAACGATTTCTGGTCAGATTGCGTATCGATTAAATTATGGACTCATATCCGGTGTAACAGATTTAGCAGGTGATCATCAGAATCGTTTTCTCTTTAAAAAGAATGTGTTCTCCGGTAAGGCATCAGCTTTCTATTCCTTTAATGAAAACAAGGGTGTCATTGCTATTATGCCAAAAAGCATTAACGCTGAAAAATCCGGCTCCGATGCTGCTCCCATTCATGTTCTTGAATTAGAAGTACCGTCATCAAAAATAAAATTAATAGAACGGAATTTGATCAAAGGAAAAACACCATTAACAGAAGCAGAAATTGTAGTGTCTGCAGGTAGAGGGATGAAAGATCCTGCCAACTGGGGAATGATCGAAGAATTAGCAGATTTACTTCATGCGGCAACTGCATGTTCAAGACCTGTTGCTGATATTGGTTGGAGGCCGCACCACGAACACGTAGGTCAAACCGGTATTGCCATTCGTCCGAATGTATATATTGCTATCGGAATTTCCGGAGCAATACAACATTTAGCAGGAGTGAACAATTCAAGAAAAATTATTGTCATCAATAAAGATCCGGAATCACCGTTTTTTAAAGCTGCAGATTATGGCGTCTGTGGTGATCTTTTTGAAGTGGTGCCTAAACTCAATGAAGCCATCAAACAATACAAAGCTGCAAAATAA
- a CDS encoding electron transfer flavoprotein subunit beta/FixA family protein: MNILVCISKTPDTTSKVSFDGSGQHYIEDGVQFIMNPYDEWYALVRALELKEQFGGQVDVIHVGPATSEMIIRKALAIGADAAYRVDAVAKDAYFTACQISDFAQKKNYDILFVGKETIDHNGSEVGSFIAAMLDLPLVSYTTKLSINDRLVQATNEIEGGIEVVEVSLPIVVSAAKGLAEQRIPNMKGIMDAKKKPLEIIPAIEVNTNIELVRFELPPNKSSVRMIDPNNINELLSVFSDDLKII, translated from the coding sequence ATGAATATTCTTGTTTGTATTAGCAAAACTCCGGATACTACTTCGAAAGTTTCTTTTGATGGATCGGGTCAGCATTATATAGAAGATGGGGTACAATTTATCATGAATCCCTATGATGAATGGTATGCATTGGTGCGTGCCTTGGAACTTAAAGAACAATTTGGTGGACAAGTTGATGTGATCCATGTAGGTCCGGCTACTTCTGAAATGATCATTCGCAAAGCTTTGGCAATTGGTGCAGATGCTGCATATCGTGTTGATGCCGTTGCTAAAGATGCCTATTTTACCGCGTGTCAGATTAGTGATTTTGCACAGAAAAAAAATTACGATATTCTTTTCGTTGGAAAAGAAACCATAGATCATAATGGATCAGAGGTTGGATCGTTTATTGCTGCGATGCTGGATTTACCATTAGTGTCTTATACTACCAAACTGAGCATTAATGATCGACTGGTACAGGCAACCAATGAAATAGAAGGCGGTATTGAAGTAGTTGAAGTTTCTCTCCCTATAGTCGTATCAGCAGCCAAAGGCCTTGCAGAACAAAGAATCCCTAATATGAAGGGCATTATGGATGCTAAGAAAAAGCCTTTGGAAATTATACCTGCAATAGAAGTAAACACAAACATTGAATTGGTGCGTTTCGAATTACCACCTAATAAATCTTCAGTCAGAATGATTGACCCCAACAATATTAATGAATTGCTGTCCGTTTTCAGCGATGATCTTAAAATAATCTAA
- a CDS encoding tetratricopeptide repeat protein — MTRKETLIKMLDEDPKDSFLMYALGKEFEREGDDPEALIWFEKLIQLNPNYTGVYYHLASLHMRQENIDEARLVLNQGIEICTQEQAHHDLAELKGLLMNLDIE, encoded by the coding sequence ATGACCCGAAAAGAAACCCTCATTAAAATGTTGGATGAGGACCCCAAAGATTCGTTTTTGATGTACGCACTAGGAAAGGAGTTCGAAAGGGAAGGGGATGATCCTGAAGCTTTGATATGGTTTGAAAAATTAATTCAGCTTAATCCAAACTATACGGGAGTCTATTACCATCTGGCCAGTCTGCATATGAGGCAAGAAAATATAGACGAGGCAAGACTTGTTTTGAATCAGGGGATAGAAATTTGTACTCAAGAACAAGCGCATCATGATTTGGCTGAGTTAAAGGGATTGCTTATGAATTTGGATATTGAATAA
- the rsmI gene encoding 16S rRNA (cytidine(1402)-2'-O)-methyltransferase, with product MLYLVPTPIGNRGDMTPRGIEVLSKCDLILAEDTRVSRPFLKFLGIDKPVQSFHSNNEHKVTDQIIEKLKSGQTIGMVTDAGTPGISDPAFLLVRACRKEYIEVIALPGATAFVPALVASGLPCEKFFFQGFLPPKKGRHTQLLWLTELPCTLILYESPHRLIKGVEELNTYFGSERLCCTSKEISKLFEAHYYGTLGEVLTTLKALPKILGEWVICIEGKPH from the coding sequence ATGCTGTATCTTGTTCCAACTCCCATTGGAAATCGCGGTGATATGACACCACGAGGGATCGAAGTGCTTTCTAAGTGCGATCTCATTCTGGCAGAAGACACCAGGGTCAGCAGACCTTTTTTAAAGTTTTTAGGAATTGACAAGCCCGTTCAAAGCTTTCATTCCAATAATGAACATAAAGTCACGGACCAAATTATTGAAAAATTGAAGTCGGGTCAAACCATCGGCATGGTGACCGATGCGGGAACTCCAGGCATTTCAGATCCTGCCTTTTTGCTGGTTCGAGCCTGCAGAAAAGAATACATTGAAGTCATAGCATTACCCGGTGCCACAGCATTTGTTCCTGCATTAGTAGCTTCGGGACTGCCCTGTGAGAAATTTTTCTTCCAAGGATTTCTGCCTCCCAAAAAAGGACGTCATACCCAATTGCTATGGTTAACTGAACTTCCGTGCACCCTAATTTTATATGAATCTCCTCATCGATTAATTAAAGGGGTGGAGGAACTCAATACTTATTTTGGTTCGGAACGATTGTGTTGTACTTCCAAAGAAATCAGCAAACTATTTGAAGCCCATTATTACGGCACGCTTGGTGAGGTATTAACAACACTCAAAGCACTACCTAAAATTCTAGGTGAATGGGTCATTTGTATTGAAGGAAAGCCGCATTAA
- the purS gene encoding phosphoribosylformylglycinamidine synthase subunit PurS, with product MKKYLAKIIIMPHKELLDPQGKTVAKNIGHMDIQGIQDVRIGKHIEMSLLAENEELAQQTVDLSCRKLLTNLITETYSFQIQELAH from the coding sequence ATGAAAAAATATCTTGCTAAAATTATCATCATGCCTCATAAAGAACTTCTGGATCCACAAGGCAAAACGGTAGCAAAAAATATCGGTCACATGGACATCCAGGGCATTCAAGACGTTCGCATTGGCAAACATATTGAAATGAGTCTATTAGCAGAAAACGAAGAATTAGCACAACAAACCGTAGACCTTTCCTGCAGAAAATTATTGACCAATCTGATTACAGAAACCTATAGTTTTCAAATCCAGGAATTAGCTCATTAA